Part of the Gemmatimonadota bacterium genome, GCAAGCAGCATGAATGGAATCTCGCGTCAGGCGGGATCGAGGACCAGCCCGGCGAGGACGGGGCGGGCCTGCCCCCCCGGATCGCGGACCAGCAGGGAACCATCGGCGGCGATGCCGATCACCACACCGGCGACCGGTGCCCGCACGCGGCGTCCGGCCAGCGCGTCGCGCCGGAGGAAGGCCGCCAACTCGGGATCTGTCAGCGGCCCGGCGTACCCCGACACCCGAGTCACCGCTGGCAGGACGCGTTCGAGCAGCGCAGCTGGATCGGCACCCGGCACCCACTCGTCACAGCGCGCCGCCTGCCCAATCAGCGCCGCCGGCAACGGATTGCAGACATTCACGCCGACACCGACGACGACCCAGCGACACTCGGCGCCGGACCACGACGCTTCGCAGAGGATGCCAGCCACCTTGCGCCCCTCGGCCTGCAGGTCGTTGGGCCACTTGACCTGCAACGTCGGCATTGCCGGCCAGGTGCCCTCGATCGCCTCGGCGATGGCCAATCCCACCCGGAGCGACAGCGCCGCGAAGGCGTCGGCACGAGCGGGACGGGCGATGACCGAGAGCCAGAGGCCCCCGCGCTCCGAATCCCACGGGCGGCCGCGCGAGCCACGGGCCAGGTGCTGTCGTTCGGCAACGAAGGCGGTGCCATGCGGCGCACCCGCGAGGGCGGCGGCGTGGGCCAGTTCCATCGTGCTGTCGACGGAGGCAAGACGTGTCAGCATTGCCGACCGCTCACCCGCCGCGGCGCGCGAGGAAGAGCAGCAATCCCAGGCCGAAGACGATCCGATACCAGGCAAAGACCGTGAAGCTGTGCCGTTCGACGTAGCGGAGAAAGCCGCGGATCACCACCAGCGCCGAAACGAAGGACACCACCAATCCCACGGCGAACATCGGCGCATCGGCCATCGTGAAGAGCTGCCAGCTCTTGGCGAGGTCGAGGGTCGCGGCACCGATGATGGTCGGAATCGCGAGG contains:
- a CDS encoding biotin--[acetyl-CoA-carboxylase] ligase, encoding MLTRLASVDSTMELAHAAALAGAPHGTAFVAERQHLARGSRGRPWDSERGGLWLSVIARPARADAFAALSLRVGLAIAEAIEGTWPAMPTLQVKWPNDLQAEGRKVAGILCEASWSGAECRWVVVGVGVNVCNPLPAALIGQAARCDEWVPGADPAALLERVLPAVTRVSGYAGPLTDPELAAFLRRDALAGRRVRAPVAGVVIGIAADGSLLVRDPGGQARPVLAGLVLDPA